GGTTCGTAGCCAATGCGGTAAATACGAAATGACTCGCACACCGGAAGTCATCGACGTATGGTTCGATAGCGGTTCTATGCCGTTTGCACAGCATCATTATCCTTTTGAGAATAATGAAACGTTCGAGCAGCAATTTCCAGCAGATATGATCTGTGAAGGGATTGACCAGACTCGTGGCTGGTTCTATAGCTTGCTTGCGGTTTCGACGATGCTGACTGGCAAAGCTCCTTACAAAGCTGTCATGGCAACAGGCCATGTACTGGATGAGCAGGGTCAGAAAATGTCCAAATCGAAGGGCAATGTTATCGATCCGTGGGAAGTAATTGACGAGTACGGTACAGACGCTTTCCGCTGGGCATTGCTCTCCGATAGCGCACCATGGAATAGCAAACGTTTTTCCAAAGGCATCGTAGGCGAAGCTAAATCGAAGCTGGTAGATACGCTTGTCAATACACACGCATTTCTGACCTTGTATGCAGATATTGACGGATTTGATCCGGCACAGCATCCGTTCAAGCCATCGGCACACAAATTGGATCGCTGGATTTTGTCCCGTCTGAACAGCTTAATTTTGGTTGTGGACAAAGCATTGTCTGTCAATGACTTCCTGAACTCTGCCAAAGCGATTGAGTCGTTTGTGGATGAACTGAGTAACTGGTATATCCGTCGTTCACGTGATCGATTCTGGGGTAACGGGCTTACAGAAGATAAACTGGATGCGTACCGCACACTGACGGAGGTGCTGTTAACGACGGCGAAGCTGCTTGCACCGTTCACACCGCTGCTTGCTGAGGATATTTACCTCAACCTGAGCAATGGGGAAAGTGTTCATCTGGATGACTATCCGTCTGCCAATGAATCCTTAATTGATCTGGAACTGGAGCGAGATATGGAAACGGCACGTCGCGTCGTTGAATTAGCACGTAATGTCCGTAACGAAACGGGTTTGAAAACACGTCAACCGTTGTCTGAGTTGATTCTGTCTATGGATCAGGATTTTGACCTGGGTGGCTATGAGGAAATCATCAAAGATGAGATCAATGTGAAGCATATTCATGTTGAGACGGACGATAGCGGATTTGTAGATTTTACATTGAAGCTGAATTTGAAAGTGGCAGGCAAGAAATACGGCAAAAATGTCGGATTCCTACAAAATCTTTTCAAGGGAATGTCTGCTGAAGAAACTCGTTCTGTTGTAGAAAAAGGGGTACTGAACGTGGCTTCTCCAGAAGGAGAAGAGTTGCAAGTTACAGCTGAGGAATTGCTGGTGGAGAAAAAAGCGAAAGAAGGCTTCGCTTCTGCTTCTGGCTATGGCTTAACGGTAGCGTTGAACACAGACATTACACCGGAGCTTGAGCAAGAGGGCTGGGTACGTGAAGTGGTTCGTGCGGTACAAGACTACCGCAAAAAGCTGGATCTGCCGATTGAAAAGTATGTAGCATTGACGTTGGATGTAGACAACGATTTGCGTCAGGCGATCGAAAGCTTCGACTCTGTGTTGCGTGAGAACGTATTGGTAACCACGGTGACATTTGGTCAAGCCGAACCAGCGGAACATGTAGAAGTGAATGGCAAAACTATCGGCGTTCATATTGGGGAATAATTACAAGCCCCCTGTCCCATAATACAATAACAGGCAGCATATAAAAACGAGCCTAAGCATCGGAAACGGGTTTCCTCCGTTACGTGCTTCGGCTCGTTTGCTGCTTTCGGGGCAGCCATCGGAAAAGGGGGATTGTGCATATGACAGCACGGTCAAGGCGCAGACTGGGAAGGAGTCTCCGAGGGATGAACGGAGAAGGGGCCGCCATAGCCTCAGATAAGGGAATAGCAGGTGACCAGGCAGAGAAACTAAGTCGTGTGGAAAAGCTGGTGCAAGCTGTATCAGAGCAGATGGAACGAACACGTATTGCAGATTACGCTTTGCTGCTGAATAAGCCTTGGCGATTACTTTGGCTAAACCTAATATCAGGTGTTTCCCGTGGAATCGGCATTGCGCTAGGATTTACTTTTTTTGCCGCTACCATAATTTATGTGCTGCAAGTGCTCGGAGCGTTGAATTTGCCGATTATCGGTGATTATATCGCTGATATTGTACGGATCGTACAGCGACAATTAGAGCTTACTACCTACTAGGGCGTTTCACTTTTAAGCTTCCGATTCGTCCTCGTGCAAATCCGGCTCCAGCAGACCTTCACCCTCGCCATCTTCTATATAACGCTGATAAATAGAACTGCGGACAATGGATACATTTCTGCCATAAATGTCAGTAGCGACAAAGCTTTCATATGGCTCTACGAAGCCCATATTATCATCGCCAGCTTCAATTTCCATATCATCATAGCGGTGGATTTCACCACTTTCCGCCATGGCCGGGGTGTTAGAGGTTCCCCAATTTTCAACGATCTGCCAAGCATCTTCACCGTCAAAGCCGTTTTGTTCTTCACGCTCATCCAGGCTTGTTCTACCGAACGCGGGAGCGAGAAATTCTTCCTCCACCGGACGGTTGTTGGATACTTCTGTTTCAGGACTGTATTCTTTGCAATAAATGGTATAGGGAACAGCCAACAGGCGTTCATAGGGGATGGGTTTGCCGCTGGCGGCGCAAATGCCATAGGTTCCCTTATCCATAGCCATCAAGGCTGATTTGATACGTTCCAATTGAAACTCGTCATGCTCCAGTAAGGAAATATCTTTGGCTCGCTCATAGGTTTCGGTAGCTAGATCGCCTGGATGGTTATCGATGGGAGAAAGCTCACCGGTTTGGTCGCGTTGAGAATCGCCGAGTCCATAATGGTCGTTGTTTTGCAAACGATGCTCAATTTCCTTTTTGCGTTCCAGCAGTTCGTTACGCAAGCCCTGCAATTGTTGCTCCGTCAATGGGGACATGGAATCCTCTCCTTGTTCTAGATTTACATGCATGCAATGTGTCAGGTATGCTCCTTGTAGTGTGCACCGGGAAGACCTCTTTTACATAGGAAATTCTAATCAAATGTGATTGAGTTCATTCCATTTAAGGACTATGCTCGATAGCCTGCAGGACTCGTGGACGATCTGAGAAGGCTTATGCTACAATAAATGGGTTCGACAACGGATATAAGCGGATCGGAGTGACGAAGGACTGTGATTTATTTTGGTATTGCGCTAATTATTTTTTTGATTGATCAGGGTGTCAAATATTTGGTGGCTACGCGGATGGAATTGTACGAGCAAATACCAGTCATCGGCAATTTCTTTTTAATCACCTCTCATCGTAATCGCGGAGCCGCTTTTGGGATTTTGGAAGGGCAACGCTGGCTTTTTATCGTGATTACAATTGTAGTTGTGATCGGTATCGTATGGTACCTGAGAAAAACGGTCAGAGCTGGGCAAAAACTACTTCCTGTTGCGCTAAGTTTGGTGCTTGGGGGAGCGGTTGGTAATTTTTTGGATCGAGCTATTTCTGGAGAAGTAGTTGATTTTGCACAGTTCAATTTTGGAAGCTACACATTCCCGATTTTTAATGTGGCAGACTCGGCAATTGTCATCGGTGTTGCACTGATTATTTTGGATACATTGCTGGAATCGCGTCGGGAAAAAGGGAATGGCAATGATAGCGTTGAAGGGAAGTCATAGCATGAACGAAGTGAATGAAAACGGCGAAGCCATAGGTCTGTCTTATGAGGACGAACTGGAGGGTGAATCTCTGGAATGGACAGCGGATTCAGAGGATGTCAAAACACGTATAGATAAATACATCGCCGAAGAAATGAAGGAAGTGTCTCGTTCCCAGATCCAGCTGTGGATCGGGAATGGTCGGGTACTGGTGAACGGTGCGGCGGTCAAAGCGAACTACAAGCTGGCTGAAGGAGATCATATCGTACTATCGGTACCTGAACCAGAAAGTGTAGATATTATGCCGGAAAATATTCCGCTAGATGTCGTATACGAGGATTCGGACGTTATTGTCATTAACAAGCAACGTGGTCTAGTTGTGCATCCTGCACCAGGACACTCCTCGGGAACACTGGTCAACGCACTGATGTACCACTGCCATGACCTTTCCGGCATTAACGGGGAATTACGTCCTGGTATTGTTCACCGTATTGATAAGGATACATCAGGACTGCTGATGGCAGCTAAAAATGATCAGGCCCACGCATCACTTGCAGCACAGCTGAAGGATCATAGCGTGACTCGGAAATATATAGCATTGGTCCACGGTCATTTGAGTCACGATCAGGGAACCGTAGATGCCCCGATTGGTCGTGATTCAGGTGACCGTAAATTGTTCACGGTTACGGAACGCAACAGCAAGCATGCAGTTACCCATTTTCTCGTCATTGAACGGTTAGGTGATTATACCCTGCTTGAACTTCAATTGGAGACAGGACGGACACACCAAATTCGTGTTCACATGAAATTCATTGGACATCCATTGGTTGGCGACCCTATGTATGGACGCAGTAAAGGGGTTCGTATGGATGGCCAAGCGCTGCATGCAGCGGTTCTGGGATTTAAGCATCCAACTACTGGAGAGTACTTAGAATTTAGCAGACCGATCCCTCCTGATATGGAGGACGTATTAACGTCCTTGCGTAGTCGCTAAAATAATGATGATTTGCTCTGCTTTCCTATTCAAAAACTTGAATAAATTATTAAGTATAACCGCCTAAATGGCGGTTTTTTTATTGTCTGAATAGGAATGGGTAAAAACAACTATGGATAATTATACAATTAGGATGTATAATTATTAAAGTGCTTCCGGTGGTTCCGGTTGAACGGGTGTTGACACGAGATTTTCAATCTGTCATACTTCTTGTAGTTGCGATGGACTTTGTCCGAGAGATGGTTAACCATCTCACACTATGAGAAACAGGACAAAGGAAATCCTGAATAGCACCTTTAAATCAGTCCCGTGAGGCTGGCAAGGTAACGTGAATGGATCACTGATCAGTGCATCCGCTGCGGCGGTATGTCTTCAGTGTGTCCGACAGATCGGAGAACAGTGGAAGACTGTTCATACGAGACTCCTTGCCAAACTTGGGCAAGGAGTCTTTTTTGTATCCGAACACGGGACCAGGTCTGAAGGGAACATCACCTGAGGAGGCTGGAAGCATGAGTATTGAAACACATGTACTGATGGATGAAATTGCGATTCGTCGGGCATTAACGCGGATTGCACATGAAATTTTGGAGAAAAACAAGGGTATTGACGATTGCGTACTCGTAGGTATTCGAACACGCGGAGTTCATCTGGCGCAGCGCTTGGCTGAAAAAATTGCTGAAATTGAAGGCGCACCAATTCCATGGGGAGAGCTAGATGTCACAGCCTACCGCGATGACCGGAGCAGCGTTGCCGAGGCTAAAGGAAATGGAAAAGAGCTTTTGATGAATCCCGCTGACGTATCGGTTCATGATAAGAAAGTCATTCTCTTTGACGATGTGCTGTACACAGGCCGCACTATTCGCGCGGCGATGGATGCATTGATGGACTGCGGACGACCGCAAATGATCCAGCTGGCTGTGCTAGCAGATCGCGGACACCGTGAGCTTCCGATTCGTCCGGATTACATCGGCAAGAACATCCCGACCTCCAAATCTGAGGAAATCGTAGTTGCACTTCAGGAGACGGACGGTAAGGACGAAGTGACGATCATTCAGAACCGGGGGGAATAGGTATGATCACAACAGCCAGTCAACTTAGAGAACGTAGCCTGCTCGGATTAAAAGAACTTAGCCGAAATGAAATTGAGTCGATTCTGGATCGTGCTCAGTATTGGGAATCACAGCCGCAAAAACTGATTCCAGTCCTACAGTCACGCTTCGCGGCCAACATGTTTTTTGAAAATAGTACACGCACACGCTTTTCTTTTGAAATGGCGGAGAAGCGGCTCGGCGCTCAGGTTTTGAACTTTTCCGCTGCGGCTTCCAGTGTGGAAAAAGGGGAGTCCATTTACGATACTGTGCGTACGCTTGAATCCATGGGCATTGATGCTGGAGTCATTCGCTTAAAGCCAGCAGGAGTGCTGCAAGAGCTTGCTGAGAAGGTCAGTGTTCCGCTGGTTAATGCGGGAGACGGCAACAATGAGCATCCAACGCAGGCTTTGCTAGACCTCTACACCATGCGCAAAACTTTCGGTGAGCTTAAAGGCTTGAGAGTATCCATCATAGGAGACATTTTGCACAGCCGTGTAGCTCGCTCGAATCTGTGGGCCTTGCAAAAATTCGGAGCCGAGGTTAGCTTCTGTGCACCAGACAATATGCAGGCATCTGATCTTGCAACGTACGCGCCTTATGTGCCGATGCAAGAAGCATTGCAGGCAGACGTAGTCATGATGCTGCGGGTCCAGCTGGAACGGCATGCCGAAGGAATGTTGCGCTCAGCGGATGAGTACCGAGAGCAGTACGGTTTGACAGAAGAAAGAGCAGCAAGCCTTAAGTCCGGAACAATTATCATGCACCCGGCTCCAGTGAATCGAAACGTGGAGATCGACAGTGCAGTTGTGGAAAGCGAGCAATCGCGAATTTTTCCGCAAATGGCCAACGGGGTTCCGATCCGCATGGCGGTTATGGAACGGGCAATGAAGCTGTAGAAGCTGTCAGCAGGATCGTAGGGAAAAAGTTGCAAAAAACCTGAGCGGAGGAATATTTCAGATGAAACAATTAATTATGAATGCAAGCGTATTGAACGAGCAGGGCGAGGCTGAATTGAAATCCATCCTTATTGCCGATGGGAAAATTTTAGCTATCGCAAATGCGGATGCCGGAGTTAGCCTACTTGTGGAAGAAGGGGCATCTGGGCAAGAGCTCGATGTCGAAAAAATCGACGCCCAGGGAAAACTGGTCATCCCCGGTCTAATCGACATGCATGTGCATCTGAGAGAACCTGGCTTTGAATATAAAGAAACCATTGAAACAGGTAGCCGCGCTGCGGTGAAAGGTGGATTTACCACGATTGCCTGCATGCCGAACACACGTCCGGTTACGGACAATGTAGACACGGTTCAGCTGGTGCTGAAAAAGGGGCAAGAGGCTGGGCTGGCCAAGGTACTTCCTTACGCAGCCATCACGAAAAACGAACTGGGACGAGAACTGACGGATTTTGAAGCGCTCAAAGCAGCAGGTGCAATCGGCTTTACTGATGACGGAGTCGGAGTGCAGAGTGCACAGATGATGAAAGATGCCATGTCACAAGCTAAAGCGCTGGATATGCCAGTCATTGCACATTGTGAAGATAACACACTTGTTGTAGGAGCAGCGGTGACGGATGGTGAATTTGCCAAGCGTCACGGACTCAAAGGTATCCCCAATGAATCCGAGGCGATCCATGTTGGGCGTGACATCCTGCTATCCGAGGCAACCGGGGCACATTATCATGTATGCCATGTCAGCACAGAACAATCGGTGCGGTTGATTCGCCATGCGAAATCTTTTGGCATCAAAGTCACTGCTGAGGTATGCCCGCATCACTTGGTACTGTCCGATGAGGACATTCCTGGGTTAGATGCTAACTGGAAAATGAATCCTCCACTACGCTCCCCGCGTGATGTGCAGGCATGCATCGAGGGGCTGGAGGACGGAACGATTGATATCATCGTAACTGACCATGCAGCACACAGCGAGGAAGAGAAGGCAAAAGGGTTGGAGCTGGCGCCATTTGGAATCGTCGGATTTGAAACGGCCTTTCCACTGCTGTACACCAAATTCGTAGCTACTGGGAAATGGACACTGGACTTTCTGGTGCGCCGTATGACGACTGACCCAGCGCGTGTCTTCCGCCTTGATACAGGACGTCTGGAAGAGGGAGCACCCGCTGACCTGACCATGATTGATCTGGAGCAGGAGCAGGTAGTTGATCCACAAACGTTTGCCAGCAAAGGACGCAACACTCCTTTTACAGGCTGGAAGCTCAAAGGCTGGCCGGTGAAAACTTGGGTAGACGGCAAACTGGTATGGTCTGCTGACGAAGCAAAATAATACACAACTACTTAAAAAATAGAACCTTATAGCAGGAAACAAAATAGAGGAGTGAGACGGGATGCAGGCAAGATTGTTACTTCAGGACGGCACGCTGTTTACAGGCACATCATTTGGTGCGGAAGGTGAAAAAACAGGCGAGGTCGTTTTCAACACAGGGATTACAGGCTATCAAGAGGTGCTGACGGATCCCTCTTATTGCGGACAAATCGTAACCATGACTTACCCGCTGATTGGTAATTATGGAATTACTCGTGATGATTTTGAATCGGTACGGCCTTATGTTCATGGCTTTGCTGTTCGACATTACGAGCCGGCGCCAAGTAACTGGCGTGCTCAATACAGCGTGGGCGATTTGCTGAAGGAATATGGCATCATTGGCATTAGCGACATCGACACCCGCATGCTCACCCGGATTATTCGCCATCACGGCACAATGAAGGGCATTTTGACGACTGGTTCCCAGCCGGTGGAAGAACTAAAAGAAATGATGTCCGACATGACCATAGAAGAACTGCGTAATCAGGTTCCTTTGACTTCTACACCTCATCCGTACAGCAGCCCTGGCAACGGAGAACGGATCGTATTGATTGACTATGGTGCCAAGAGCGGCATCCTGCGCGAACTGAATAAACGGGACTGCGATGTGGTTGTCGTTCCGCATGATACGACGGCCGAAGAAATTCGTCGCTTAGATCCAGACGGTATACAGCTGTCCAACGGTCCTGGAGATCCGAAAGACGTACCACATGCTGTCCGTACGGTGGCTGAACTGCTAGGAGAATACCCTATTTTCGGGATTTGCTTGGGACACCAGTTGTTTGCCTTAGCTTCGGGAGCAGATACGGAAAAGCTGAAATTTGGACATCGCGGTGGTAACCATCCGGTGAAAGAACTGGAGAGCGGCCGTTGCTTCATTACATCACAAAATCACGGGTACACAGTGAATGAGGATTCGATCCAAGGAACTGAGCTTGAAGTGACGCATATTAATAACAACGATAAAACGATCGAGGGTCTTAAACATACTAAATATCCTGCGTTTTCGGTGCAATATCACCCAGAGGCTGCACCTGGCCCTTACGACAATGGCTACCTGTTTGACCGCTTTCTGGATATGATTCGTGAACACAAAAGAAATCAACCAAAGCAACCGCGTCAGGCTGCTATCGCCGCCGCAGTGAGAGGAGAGCGCTAATATGCCGAAAAATACAGAACTTAAAAAAATACTCGTGATCGGTTCCGGTCCTATCGTTATTGGTCAGGCAGCAGAATTCGATTACGCTGGTACACAAGCTTGTCAAGCGCTCAAAGAAGAAGGCGTCGAGGTAGTACTGATTAACAGTAACCCGGCAACCATCATGACAGACACCAATATGGCAGACAAAGTATATATCGAGCCGATTACACTGGATTTTGTAACACAGATTATCCGTCAGGAGCGTCCAGATGGTCTACTTCCTACACTGGGAGGACAGACAGGTCTGAATATGGCAGTGGAACTGGCTCGCGCAGGGGTGTTGGAGCGCGAAAACGTTAAGCTGCTGGGAACTCAACTGAATTCAATTGAAAAAGCCGAAGACCGGGACTTGTTCCGCGACCTGATGCGTGAGTTGGAACAGCCCGTGCCGGAGAGTGTAATTGTAACGACATTGGAAGAATCGCTGGAATTTGCTAACGAAATCGGTTATCCCATTATCGTTCGACCGGCTTATACGCTGGGAGGTACAGGCGGTGGGATCTGCGCCACAGAAGAAGAATTGCGTGAAACCGTAAGCTCTGGCTTGCGTTACAGTCCAATCGGACAATGTTTAGTGGAAAAAAGTATCGCAGGTATGAAGGAAGTCGAATATGAAGTCATGCGTGACGGCAATGACAACTGTATCGTGGTCTGCAATATGGAAAACTTCGATCCGGTCGGCGTGCACACTGGTGACAGTATCGTCGTAGCGCCGAGCCAGACGCTGTCAGATCGTGAGTATCAGATGCTGCGCTCCGCTTCTCTCAAAATTATCCGCGCCCTCAATATCGAAGGCGGCTGTAATGTACAGTTTGCACTGGATCCGCACAGCTATCAATACTACGTGATTGAGGTCAACCCACGGGTGAGTCGTTCCTCGGCACTGGCTTCCAAGGCGACCGGATATCCGATTGCCAAAATGGCGGCCAAAATTGCACTAGGCTACACACTGGATGAAATTGTGAATCCGGTAACGGGACAAACGTATGCTTGCTTTGAGCCGACATTGGATTACATCGTGAGTAAAATACCACGCTGGCCATTTGACAAGTTCATTTCTGCCAACCGCAAACTTGGCACACAAATGAAAGCAACCGGTGAAGTCATGGCCATCGGACGTACATTTGAAGAGTCAATCCATAAAGCGGTTCGTTCTCTGGAAATTGGTGTACATCGCCTGCATCTAAAGGGTGCCGATCAACTATCTGATGAGGTGCTTAAGGATCGTCTGAGTAAAGCAGATGATGAACGCTTGTTCTTGGTAGCCGAGGCATTCCGTCGTGGCTGGAAGCAACAAGATATTCAGGATATAACTAAAATTGATTGGTGGTTCCTCGACAAGGTAGAGGGAATTGTCAAATTTGAATCCACTATCGCAGAAGAGTCTGAGTTGACTTATGAAACACTCTATCAGGCCAAACGAAAAGGATTTACTGACCGCTCCATTGCTGAGATTCGCAGTATGGGTCAACGCAAGAGTATGACAACCGAACCCGAGGTTCGTGAATTCCGTCTAAATCAAAACCTGCGTCCTGTCTACAAAATGGTAGATACGTGTGCGGCCGAGTTTGAAGCCACAACTCCGTACTACTACTCCTCTTATGAGGTGGAAAACGAAGTGATTCCATCTAACAAAGAGAAAGTCATCGTACTCGGCTCAGGACCCATCCGAATCGGGCAGGGGATTGAATTTGACTACTCCACTGTGCATGCGGTGTGGGCTATTCAAAAAGCGGGTTACGAAGCGGTAATTATTAATAACAATCCGGAGACTGTATCTACAGACTTCAACACATCTGACCGTCTCTACTTTGAGCCACTTTTCTTCGAGGATGTAATGAATGTCATCGAGCAGGAAAAACCGATTGGTGTCATCGTCCAGTTCGGCGGTCAAACGGCGATTAACCTCGCAGCACCACTTAGTGCGGCAGGCGTGAATATTTTGGGTACGAGTCTGGAAAGTATCGATGAAGCAGAAGACCGGAAAAAGTTCGAACAGCTGCTGTCTCGCCTTGCTATCGCCCAGCCTAAAGGCAATACGGTCACGTCGGTAGATGAAGCGGTAGGAACTGCCCAAGCATTGGGGTACCCAGTTCTGGTACGTCCATCCTACGTCCTGGGCGGACGCGCTATGGAAATTGTGTACTCAGATACGGAATTGCTGCGGTACATGGAAGAAGCGGTTAAAATCAATCCGGAACATCCTGTGCTCATCGACCGTTATATGCTGGGCAAAGAAGTTGAGGTTGACGCCATCTGTGACGGCGAAACGGTCCTAGTACCAGGGATTATGGAACATGTGGAACGGGCAGGGGTTCACTCAGGTGACTCGATCGCAGTGTATCCGCCACAACACTTGTCTGACGAGCTGAAGCAAAAAGTCGTGGACATTACGATCAGCATCGCCAAGGAATTGAAAACGATTGGTCTGGTAAACATTCAGTTCGTCATTCATCAAGATGAGGTGTATGTCATCGAGGTTAACCCTCGTTCCTCACGGACGGTTCCTTTCCTAAGCAAAGTAACGAATATTCCGATGGCTAACCTGGCGACACAGGCCATTTTGGGCGGTAAGCTTAAAGATGCAGGCTATACAGAAGGGCTATGGCCTGAAAGTAATTATGTCTCGGTTAAGGTTCCTGTATTCTCCTTTGCCAAGCTGCGTCGTGTAGAGCCAACACTGGGGCCTGAAATGAAATCTACAGGTGAAGTTATGGGACGCGATATCCAGTATGCGAAAGCATTGTACAAAGGACTCGTAGGCGCAGGTATGAAAATTCCATCTACTGGGGCGATCATCATTACAGTAGCGGATAAGGATAAGGAAGAAGCGGTCGAGCTGATGCAGGGCTTTTATAGACTGGGCTACAAAATTATTGCTACAGGTGGAACGGCAGCAGCCTTGGAACAGGCCCACATTCCAGTGAACACTGTTAATAAGCTAAGTGAGGGCAATCCGAATATTCTGGATATGATCCGTACAGGTGAAGCCAACTTTGTCTTCAACACGCTCACCAAAGGCAAAACGCCAGAGCGTGACGGATTCCGCATCCGCCGCGAAGCAGTTGAAAACGGCATTGTTTGCATGACCTCGCTGGATACAGTGCGCGCTCTGTTAAAAATGCTGGAGACGATTAACTTCACATCCGAATCGATGCCAGTTCTGAGCAACTAACGCCTTATGAATAGATAAGCAAAATAAGTGGTAATGGGAAGGACATTCATCAGCATTTGCTGACGGATGTCCTTTATCACGGGCAAATATACCCGAATTGATGTGAAAAGGGGCGGTAGAACGGTGAACGAAGCATTTCAGCAGATGGCAGGACGGCTGATGGTTGCGCTAGATTACCCGGATGCACAACAAGCAGAGCAGTTAATTCGGCAGCTGGAGGGAATTCCTTGTTATATAAAAGTGGGGATGCAGCTGTTTTATAGCGCAGGGCCAGCTTTTGTAGAACAATTAAAATCAAGAGGATACTCCGTATTTCTGGATTTGAAAATGCACGATATCCCTAACACCGTACGGGGAGGGGCAGAGAGCATTACCCGTCTAGGGGTGGATATGTTT
This window of the Paenibacillus polymyxa genome carries:
- the carA gene encoding glutamine-hydrolyzing carbamoyl-phosphate synthase small subunit; this translates as MQARLLLQDGTLFTGTSFGAEGEKTGEVVFNTGITGYQEVLTDPSYCGQIVTMTYPLIGNYGITRDDFESVRPYVHGFAVRHYEPAPSNWRAQYSVGDLLKEYGIIGISDIDTRMLTRIIRHHGTMKGILTTGSQPVEELKEMMSDMTIEELRNQVPLTSTPHPYSSPGNGERIVLIDYGAKSGILRELNKRDCDVVVVPHDTTAEEIRRLDPDGIQLSNGPGDPKDVPHAVRTVAELLGEYPIFGICLGHQLFALASGADTEKLKFGHRGGNHPVKELESGRCFITSQNHGYTVNEDSIQGTELEVTHINNNDKTIEGLKHTKYPAFSVQYHPEAAPGPYDNGYLFDRFLDMIREHKRNQPKQPRQAAIAAAVRGER
- the carB gene encoding carbamoyl-phosphate synthase large subunit yields the protein MPKNTELKKILVIGSGPIVIGQAAEFDYAGTQACQALKEEGVEVVLINSNPATIMTDTNMADKVYIEPITLDFVTQIIRQERPDGLLPTLGGQTGLNMAVELARAGVLERENVKLLGTQLNSIEKAEDRDLFRDLMRELEQPVPESVIVTTLEESLEFANEIGYPIIVRPAYTLGGTGGGICATEEELRETVSSGLRYSPIGQCLVEKSIAGMKEVEYEVMRDGNDNCIVVCNMENFDPVGVHTGDSIVVAPSQTLSDREYQMLRSASLKIIRALNIEGGCNVQFALDPHSYQYYVIEVNPRVSRSSALASKATGYPIAKMAAKIALGYTLDEIVNPVTGQTYACFEPTLDYIVSKIPRWPFDKFISANRKLGTQMKATGEVMAIGRTFEESIHKAVRSLEIGVHRLHLKGADQLSDEVLKDRLSKADDERLFLVAEAFRRGWKQQDIQDITKIDWWFLDKVEGIVKFESTIAEESELTYETLYQAKRKGFTDRSIAEIRSMGQRKSMTTEPEVREFRLNQNLRPVYKMVDTCAAEFEATTPYYYSSYEVENEVIPSNKEKVIVLGSGPIRIGQGIEFDYSTVHAVWAIQKAGYEAVIINNNPETVSTDFNTSDRLYFEPLFFEDVMNVIEQEKPIGVIVQFGGQTAINLAAPLSAAGVNILGTSLESIDEAEDRKKFEQLLSRLAIAQPKGNTVTSVDEAVGTAQALGYPVLVRPSYVLGGRAMEIVYSDTELLRYMEEAVKINPEHPVLIDRYMLGKEVEVDAICDGETVLVPGIMEHVERAGVHSGDSIAVYPPQHLSDELKQKVVDITISIAKELKTIGLVNIQFVIHQDEVYVIEVNPRSSRTVPFLSKVTNIPMANLATQAILGGKLKDAGYTEGLWPESNYVSVKVPVFSFAKLRRVEPTLGPEMKSTGEVMGRDIQYAKALYKGLVGAGMKIPSTGAIIITVADKDKEEAVELMQGFYRLGYKIIATGGTAAALEQAHIPVNTVNKLSEGNPNILDMIRTGEANFVFNTLTKGKTPERDGFRIRREAVENGIVCMTSLDTVRALLKMLETINFTSESMPVLSN